The following coding sequences are from one Chitinivorax sp. PXF-14 window:
- a CDS encoding putative holin — MTSWLLVSLVLLLLIAQVAPQQLPVALYKLALITLAGVVGYHLDRSLFPYARPDGYLATGCWQTHLWRHGKSAMDADLPIADGYGLVFAAAMLRRAIVVAACIIGVAMGL; from the coding sequence ATGACGTCCTGGCTGCTTGTCAGCCTTGTCCTGTTGTTGCTGATCGCCCAGGTGGCGCCGCAGCAGTTGCCCGTGGCGCTGTACAAATTGGCGCTGATCACGCTGGCTGGCGTGGTCGGTTATCACCTCGACCGTAGTCTGTTTCCCTACGCCCGCCCCGATGGCTACCTGGCCACCGGCTGCTGGCAGACGCATCTGTGGCGCCATGGCAAGTCGGCGATGGATGCCGATCTGCCCATCGCCGATGGCTATGGCCTGGTGTTTGCCGCCGCCATGTTGCGGCGGGCCATCGTGGTTGCGGCGTGCATCATCGGCGTGGCGATGGGGCTGTGA
- a CDS encoding Mor transcription activator family protein has translation MSLDDLQALLPDSVRTMAMIIGLPNTLRLVEHWGGTTFPVAQGRNRQGQARVAALAEIIGMPAAERLCKHFANEDLYIPMCKAAIIQVRNRAIVRDYAAGVGINELVFRNRLSDRQIRNILKVTDMTRPDPRQLGLFG, from the coding sequence ATGAGTCTCGACGATCTGCAGGCATTGTTGCCCGACTCGGTGCGCACCATGGCCATGATCATCGGCCTGCCCAATACGCTGCGCCTGGTCGAGCACTGGGGCGGCACCACCTTCCCGGTGGCGCAAGGGCGCAATCGCCAGGGCCAGGCGCGGGTGGCGGCGCTGGCGGAGATCATCGGCATGCCGGCAGCCGAGCGGCTGTGCAAGCACTTTGCCAACGAGGACCTGTATATCCCGATGTGCAAGGCAGCGATTATCCAGGTGCGCAACCGGGCCATCGTGCGGGACTATGCGGCCGGTGTCGGCATCAACGAGCTGGTGTTCCGGAACCGGCTCAGCGACCGGCAGATCCGTAACATCCTGAAAGTCACCGACATGACGCGGCCCGATCCGCGCCAGTTGGGGTTGTTCGGGTAG
- a CDS encoding gp16 family protein translates to MPTKSDLAKIHIAKQQLGMDDDTYRVMLRNVAGVASSKELSAAGLARVMAHLARLGFKPTRHGQKPRMTKSRQAQIDKIEALLAEAGRPWAYLTSHRPGGRSMVQRLARVDALEWATTDGLRNIIAALMIDAERNGRPTA, encoded by the coding sequence ATGCCCACCAAATCCGACCTCGCCAAAATCCACATCGCCAAGCAGCAGCTCGGCATGGACGACGATACCTACCGCGTCATGTTGCGCAACGTCGCTGGCGTTGCCTCCAGCAAGGAGCTGTCCGCAGCAGGGCTGGCCCGCGTCATGGCTCACCTGGCGCGGCTTGGCTTCAAGCCGACACGCCATGGCCAGAAACCGCGCATGACGAAGAGCCGGCAGGCACAGATCGACAAGATCGAGGCCTTGCTGGCCGAGGCCGGTCGGCCGTGGGCCTACCTGACCTCGCATCGCCCCGGCGGCCGCTCGATGGTGCAGCGGCTGGCGCGAGTGGATGCGCTGGAGTGGGCCACTACGGATGGCCTGCGCAACATCATCGCGGCGCTGATGATCGACGCCGAGCGCAACGGGAGGCCGACGGCATGA